A single window of Anaerocolumna chitinilytica DNA harbors:
- a CDS encoding methyl-accepting chemotaxis protein, translated as MKLLKSVSIRVKLTASFLIILVFVISTGIIASSSVYSVSKNGEDMYSYNLKSIDMLHQIKENNIQVKAYLLEAVYAQDFSTTNKVVPLINNLNTKNKLLMAGYEQNLLKADNKKAWEAYKNELTKYSTSRDEIIKFVSQGNNAMAKGLLEDFEASRVTMQDQLDKLVGSNQKVAENKNKENKSSVAKVSFSTIMITVVGGIVAIGLGLIISLYITRNLKKGLQFAKALENGDLTYKVHFKSNDEFGKLLQSMGIAQERMRDTVSNIMERTMEVAASSQELSAAIEEVSTTFTSINENTENIVNGILDVNSATEELTATIDQVNSGVTQLATSSSDGNMHSIEIKNRAVSIKENGLKSKELADSLYDEKEEKIQQSIERSKVVEEISIIASSIASIAEQTNLLSLNAAIEAARAGEHGRGFAVVADEIRSLAEQSSNYVKDIAELVNKVISSVNDLAENSRDVLHFVDNRVREDYDLLIQTGESYENDAIYVNGLSQDTASMSEELNASTEEISSVVQSIASNMEGTAQSSEEILKRMETTSRSIDEMSRMAQNQAMIAESLNKAVSVFKVNA; from the coding sequence ATGAAGCTGTTAAAGAGTGTTTCTATACGAGTAAAGCTGACTGCTAGCTTTCTTATAATCCTGGTGTTTGTAATTTCCACAGGAATTATTGCATCCAGCAGTGTATATAGTGTTTCAAAAAACGGTGAAGATATGTATAGTTATAATCTGAAAAGCATTGATATGCTCCATCAGATTAAGGAAAATAATATACAGGTGAAAGCTTATCTGTTAGAAGCAGTATACGCCCAGGATTTTTCGACAACAAATAAAGTTGTGCCATTAATAAACAATTTGAATACTAAGAACAAGCTTCTAATGGCAGGATATGAGCAGAACCTGTTAAAAGCTGATAACAAGAAAGCCTGGGAGGCTTATAAAAACGAGCTTACCAAATATTCTACGTCCAGAGATGAAATCATAAAGTTTGTTTCTCAGGGAAATAATGCTATGGCAAAGGGATTGCTGGAAGACTTTGAAGCAAGCCGGGTTACCATGCAGGACCAGCTGGATAAATTAGTCGGAAGCAATCAAAAGGTAGCTGAAAACAAAAACAAAGAGAATAAGTCCAGTGTTGCAAAAGTATCCTTTAGCACCATTATGATAACAGTTGTAGGCGGCATAGTGGCTATAGGTCTTGGTCTCATTATATCCCTATACATAACCAGGAACTTAAAAAAGGGCCTGCAGTTTGCGAAAGCCCTGGAAAACGGTGATTTGACTTATAAAGTTCATTTTAAAAGCAATGATGAATTTGGAAAACTCCTTCAGTCTATGGGAATAGCACAGGAAAGAATGAGAGATACCGTTTCGAATATTATGGAGAGAACGATGGAAGTGGCAGCCTCCAGCCAGGAACTTTCAGCGGCCATTGAAGAAGTATCAACTACATTTACCTCTATTAATGAAAATACTGAAAATATCGTAAATGGAATTTTAGATGTGAATTCAGCAACAGAAGAGTTAACAGCTACCATAGACCAGGTTAATTCAGGCGTTACCCAGTTAGCAACCAGTTCTTCTGATGGGAATATGCATTCTATCGAGATTAAGAACCGTGCGGTTAGCATTAAAGAAAATGGATTAAAATCAAAAGAATTAGCTGATTCACTCTATGATGAAAAAGAAGAGAAGATACAGCAGTCTATTGAGAGATCAAAAGTAGTGGAGGAAATCTCTATTATTGCTAGTTCAATCGCTTCCATTGCAGAACAGACAAATCTCCTCTCCCTTAATGCAGCGATTGAAGCCGCTAGAGCAGGGGAGCATGGCAGAGGCTTTGCAGTAGTTGCTGATGAAATTAGAAGTCTGGCAGAACAGTCTTCTAATTATGTAAAGGACATTGCGGAACTTGTTAATAAGGTAATAAGCTCTGTAAATGACTTAGCGGAAAATTCAAGGGATGTGCTGCATTTCGTTGATAATAGAGTACGTGAAGATTACGACTTATTGATACAAACCGGAGAAAGTTATGAGAACGATGCAATTTATGTAAATGGACTTTCCCAGGATACCGCTTCCATGTCTGAGGAATTGAATGCTTCTACGGAAGAAATAAGCAGTGTGGTGCAAAGTATTGCCAGTAATATGGAAGGTACAGCACAAAGCTCTGAGGAAATCCTAAAACGAATGGAGACAACTTCCAGATCAATTGATGAAATGTCCAGGATGGCACAGAACCAGGCAATGATTGCAGAAAGCCTTAACAAAGCAGTGTCTGTTTTCAAGGTAAATGCATAA
- a CDS encoding superoxide dismutase encodes MFKQIELKYDFNALEPHIDELTMVTHYTKHHAAYTNNLNAALEKLPEFSSKSIEEIFTSLDDITDDAQRNAIKNNGGGFYNHNLYFSTLSPNGGGEPEGELAEQIKKDFGSFEALKDKLSQAAAARFGSGWAWLSAKKDGSLQVSSSPNQDNPIMESKGEWVPILGIDVWEHAYYLKYKNLRVDYVKAFFEAVDWKEVAANYKNR; translated from the coding sequence ATGTTTAAACAAATAGAACTAAAATATGATTTTAATGCACTGGAACCCCATATCGACGAGCTTACGATGGTGACCCATTATACGAAGCACCATGCTGCTTATACCAATAATTTAAATGCAGCTTTAGAGAAATTACCGGAGTTTTCTTCAAAATCTATCGAAGAAATCTTTACCTCTCTTGATGACATTACTGACGATGCTCAAAGAAATGCTATCAAGAATAATGGCGGCGGCTTCTATAACCATAACCTTTATTTCTCAACACTTTCTCCTAATGGTGGAGGCGAACCGGAAGGTGAGCTGGCAGAACAGATCAAGAAAGATTTCGGAAGCTTTGAGGCATTAAAGGATAAACTTTCTCAGGCAGCGGCTGCAAGATTTGGTTCCGGCTGGGCTTGGCTATCCGCTAAGAAAGACGGAAGCTTACAGGTAAGTTCAAGTCCCAATCAGGACAATCCAATAATGGAATCAAAGGGGGAATGGGTTCCTATCCTTGGTATTGACGTATGGGAACATGCCTATTACCTGAAGTACAAGAATCTAAGAGTGGATTATGTAAAAGCA